The DNA region CCCTGCATAGTGCAGGGACAACCATGCACCTCTGTCCACTTTCAGCTGAACATTTGACACAAGTACTCAGCAGTGACTCAGTTACTGACAAGACAAAGGACCAGCTTCCCATCAGACACCAGGAGGTCCCATCCTAACCATGGGATTCCCAAAAGGAGGGACACTGGCTGCCTTCTCACAGACCTGCGTTCCCATGGAATCACTGAATGGGTTTGGTTGTGTTGCCCAGAAAGTCACATTTGTTACCCACTCCACAACAACTCAATAACCACACGCTCGACAGGGACATTGATTATTTATGTCAGAGTTGCACAAGCCTGGGTGCTTGGTGGAATTCCCCAAATCAAGCATACCCACCAGACTTTTCATGCCATTATTTGTACTCAGAAGTTCAGAGTTAGAAGCTTTCCAAGTACAGCTCCCTATGGAGGTTGGTTGCTGAGTTCCATACTAGCTACACAACCCCAGCTCAATTCTACACATGCTCAGGGAAAGGCTCTTTACCTGGCCACGGGGTCTTTTTGACCCATAGGTGTGACTTTCAGTATTGCAATGAACATAATTCAGCTATAGGATACATGGACCTTGAATATTCTGCCTGGTTAGCAATGTATACATAGGCACACATCAACATCTTGATTTACCACATCcttaaaaacttctttttccacTGATGTCCCTGAGTCAGAGATGCTAACTGCAATCTGCTCCACTGGCACACAACATCTTGATTTATTACTGCTGTGCCTTAGGGATGGGGTTCTCCAATTTAATAGTCctgataaaaaaaaccaacaaaatccaCCCCAACACTggcctccccttcccctccagtGAAAGGGACAAAAGTCAAAGATCAAAggctgagataagaacaatttactggaaacagcaatgagataagaaaacaagCAGTAACAGCTACAATATTGATACCATAAGCTGTGagacagagaaattatttacaggAAAGTGAAACAATTTCAGATGgtttctccccccccccccccaggctTCTTCCCACTGGAAGGAACAGCCTTCTTCCTGGAAGCAAGAGAGAATAAATATGGAAAGGACATGAGCTGGAATGATAACATGGAGGTCTTGCCATGCCCCTCCTGCTCACCTGGGCCAAACCATGACAATTACATCTTTAAGGCTTGTTAGTTCCCAGGTGTCCTTGACTaggggaggcagctgctgcctgctccactGGTTAGGGCTCCTTTCTTACTGAATTAGGCTGGAAAGTACAGAAAGGTCTTTGTCGTGGTTTGACAGTGGTATTCTCCAGTTTAATGCTCCAAATAAAGCCATGTGCTGCTCTcaccccttcccctccttctccactgtggagggctggagaggagaattggAGTCACAAAAAGCAAAGATCACCGGCTTAGAGGAGTACAATTTACTGGAAGCAGCAATTAGATGTCAGtagaaaaaattagaaaatggaGTTACCTAGTGCATCATTGAGAACATTTAAATAGAGCCTGTGTTAACACCCTGTGAACAACCATCCTCCATAATCCCTTCCACATCCAGCCCTGAGCAACACCTCTCTTTTTGGGCATGGTGGGAGAGGATCTGCAGGGGAATAAATGAGAGGAAACCATGGAGTGCGATGCAAAAGAACTTTAATGAGTCAAACCAGGAAAATCAGGTCACTACAAGGTGAGGTGCCaatgcagagagcagcaggggcaaACAACAGTCTGTTGTTTTCCAAGGTGTGTTTTCCAAGCAGGTGCCCACAAAGGGGTGGAGCCAGCAGGTGCTCCCCAGGATGGCTGTGTGGGACTCACAGCCCCGGGGAGCACAAGGGAGCAAGGACacaggagggaaagcagagagtggcaggggacagaggcagggatgggctgtgctTGCcaagagcccaggctgggcctgtccctctgcaggggctgctggggttgCTCAGCCCCTCCGGAAGCCACAAGCCGATGCTGCGTGCCCAGGGCGGCTCCATCCTGGGAGTGCCTGGGTTCCTGCCCCAGGGCCAGCgccagcagcttcagcaggggAGGCACCTCGTGCCACAGAGGCCACTGCCCAAGCCAGACAGGCCAAagcccccagagctgatgggcactccctgggagctgaggatgctgccaacagcagcagaggtggaggaTCCCACGGCGGtgttctgtgggaaggagctgaggatgggccCGGGCAgggtcaccagcacagcaggcgGCTCAATGACAACAGTGGagtcctggcactgcctgacacaGGGCTCattgcagctgttggccagcggggtggggccacagggctggcagggccggCACGGCGTGTAGCAGGACATGGCTTGGGGCTGCAGATGCACCTGTGAGACAGGGAAGGGGGAAGCAGAGCACAAGGAGTGGGTGAGGATCAGCCTGTCACCCCAACAGGAGGATGACCCAGTTTCTCTCAGCTCCCCAAATCACGACAAAGTCCACAGAGATCTGCAACTCGCCAATAGCTCAGGAGATATCTcatccaagccccagtgtctGTCTATGCCTCACcttctgcctccttccctcACCCATGGCAAGGAGCCGCAGTGCCCAGCTGAAGACAAGTTGTGTGCTTAGAAATGTATTCAGAGGaggacaaggaggaggagaaatgcaCCAAACTCACCTTATTCccaaggagctggagagaggaagagTGGATGTGAGAGTGAGGAGAAGGTGCTGCTTTTATACTGCTCCTGCACCGCCCCAGGCTCACAGTAAGTGCAGAGGGCAACAATTTTCCTACAGACTCATCtccaaagcaaaatattctctAAAATGCCACAGGGAGTTTTTTGGTTTACATCAATGCTGTAATTTAATTTCCACGTCTCTGACATCCCCACTAGGTCATGAAGATCCCTTTCATGTTAAGGGATGAGAAGCCAAATGATTTTTCTTGCAGGAACACGTGAGTAATGGCTGGGCTcaatggtcttggaggtctttaCCAATCCTTCTGATTGTGTGATTCATTAATTCTCTGATCACTGGCAGGAATCAAGTGTCAAACAGAGCCCTGTGCCATTCAGTTGCTCCTCAATATGCGGGGAGGGGTTGGGTGTCTGGACTGTTCCTtgttcctccctctctcctcacCCACGATGCCCTTTGGCTGCACAATGTGGAGCCTGACCTGGATGACACACAAGCACAGGCCACTTTTCCAATACATGCTGTCAGTACTGAGAGCACGTGTGACCTGTGAGGGAGCTGCCAAGCATCCCTTTTCCCAGGCCAGCATGGAGCTGCCCTTGCTGGAGGGGGACTcagccctgccttgggcagccctgcagacatCTCACCCTCCTGGCTTGGCCTCACACCAAAAGGCTGACACAGAGCCAAGCCAAAACTAGAGCGTGACTTGCCACTGGTAGGGAGAGTCTCTCCCTGGAAATTTGCCTACTGAAGGCAttcccctgccctcctgggacgcgtcccagctgcctgcatgtctgcagggcagggaagtgCATCAGTCCTTGGTGTATTTTGAGAGCAGGTTTTGTACCCAGGGCATTTCTGAGCCCATCCcctccctgagcatccccaggcATGTGGCACTGCAGTTTGCCCAAAGCTCTCCCATGTGGGGAAATGGAGgagctttccttccctctccaatGGTGCCGGGTTGTTCTCTAGGCTGAGGAGGCATTTGGAGCACTGCAAAGTCCCAATGCCCTGCAGAAGCTTTGGACCCCAGGATGTTGAAACCTTTGACCCCATAGCAGTGGGGCATTGTTCTCTGAAACCCCTGCTTTCAGCTCCTGAGCCTCCAGGAGCGCTTCCCTCCACAGCCACGTGTCTTTGACCAGGAAGATGAGTCCTTGTGTCCATTCTGTCCCTCCATCAGCGtctccttctgttttcctgtgttttgccttgatttttcatgtttattgaACCACAGGGTGCCCCTAAGATGCTGCCAGCTTTTCTGATCTCTTTTGCTCTTCATAGGTGTCTGTGAAGGCACATCTGACCTGCCAGATACCTGAGTGAGTGGAAGAGTTGGCATGTTTGAAGTCCAGGCTCTGTACATTGCAACTTGTATCCTCGCTGAccatctctttctctctgtcctcAGCTGCATTCCCTCACTGCTGGCACCTCCCAAAGGGAGCTCAGAGGTGCTTTCTTGGACAGCAACACTCATGTGCCCATCGCCAGGTCACACACTTACATTGGTCCAGGCTAAATGCTCCCACAactgctccttctcctctgctgtggggaGGTTTTCCCTACCCCTATTTCTGAGGAATATCAGGAGGTTGATCCTGTGACACTAAAATGAAGATCAAGACCCAAAGCCCTGAAGAACTTTCCCCTTTCCTGTaacccctgtccccaggcagccttGGCTCAAGCCTCCCTTTTGCTGTTGCCCTGTGGGGATGATCTTCCTCTTTCCCACCACCAGCTTTCCTGATTCAGCTCCAGGTGGGCTTTGGCTTTCCAAGCCCAGCCCTGGAACACTCAGCCTGCCAAACAATCTGCATcaagaggaagggaggggaaagcaTTTGCCTGGAGAAGCAGTGTCCAGTGGGCGCTGGagtgaggggagagggaggagagagcagcaggcaggaggtgctgccaggagaggagcctttgggtgctctgctgctctttggggcagagctggggctgtgcctgcagaggcagctgccaaCAGTGGCAGGGCACTGCCCGAGCCAACATGCCCTGCCTGCACGGGACCCTGGGGCACGGGGGCACATCCTGTGCCTGCACAGACACGCTCTGACCCCGGGGGTGCTCGGGCCTCGTGTGGCACACGtgaaaggagctgcagcacagagcaagcatgtcagaaatgaggaaatgaatTGGCAGCCTTGATGGAAATCAAACCACAACGTGTGGCGTTAGGGCGGATATTTTGCTTTGCAGGTGAATGTGTTGGAAAATTACTGTCCTTGTGCAGTGCCTGTaggcctggggcactgcaggagcagtaTAAAAGGGGGACCTTCTCCTCGCTCCCTCAATCGCTCCTCTCACCTCCATCTCCTTGGGATCAAGGTGAGTCTGAagccctttctttccttcttcctttacGCTTTCTGAACACATTCTCTGCTTAAAGTCCATGTGGATATTTGAGAATTGCTTGTtgtgggagagggaagaggcagaagTTTGGCATGGAGAGAGGTTGGGTTTGGTCTGAGATGTCTCCTGAGTTCTGGCCTAGGTGTGGAAATCCCTGGGCTTGGTCCCTCATAAGGAGATTCTTGGGGACCTGAGCAAACAGTGAGGCTGTCAGGCCTCTCTaagcagcctcctgctgctttctctgtctctgcttttctccatcATGGTGTGCCAACAGACTGCTCTGACATAGCCCTTTCTCAGCTATTCCCTGTCTCACAGGTGCATCTGCAGCCCCAAGCCATGTCCTGCTACACGCCGTGccggccctgccagccctgtggccccaccccgctggccaacagctgcaatGAGCCCtgtgtcaggcagtgccaggactCCACTGTTGTCATTGAGCcgcctgctgtgctggtgacccTGCCCGggcccatcctcagctccttcccacagaacaCCGCCGTGGgatcctccagctctgctgctgttggcagcatcctcagctcccagggagtgcccatcagctctgggggctTTGGCCTGTCTGGCTTGGGCAGTGGCCTCTGTGGCACGAGGTGCCTcccctgctgaagctgctggcGCTGGCCCTGGGGCAGGAACCCAGGCACTCCCAGGATGGAGCCGCCCTGGGCACGCAGCATCGGCTTGTGGCTTCCGGAGGGGCTGAGcaaccccagcagcccctgcagagggacaggcccagcctgggctcttgGCAagcacagcccatccctgcctctgtcccctgccactctctgctttccctcctgtGTCCTTGttcccctgtgctccccagggctgtgagTCCCACACAGCCATCCTGGGGAGcacctgctggccctgctccctctctgcaTCAGGCAGGTGGACACCTGCTGGGATCTCTGCCACAGCCATGTGATGGAGATTCTCAGCtgaccctgctgctctctgcactgaGGCCTCCACTCACAGTGACCTTGTTCTCATCGTTTGACTCATTATTAAATTTCTATTGCATCCCAGCCCGTGCATCTGTGTCATCCTCTGGTCGGTCTCCCAAGATTCCCAGGGAGGGAGGTGTTGCTCAGGGATGGTTCTGTGTGACAGATTTCGGAAAAGGCATTTGGGTGCTTTTTAAGATGCAAGAGTTGAATGTTCTTTATTACAACACTGGtgctttctctccttctccatgTGTCATAACACGTGTGTCTGTGTCAGGAGCCACTGTAGAAGGTGAGGAGTACCCCAGGTTGTTGTTCATGCATCGTTTGAGATTGATTAGGGACAACCAACACTGAGTGATTGGTGTTTGTAAGTACACACAGAGGGTTCATTGTCCTGATTGGACAGGAAAACACATCTGTAGCCATTTTGGCTCTTATTCTCTAAAGCAATACAACAACATGAAAGCAGTGCAAGATGAAAATGCCAGCACATCACCCAGAGACATGCATAAggcaaaaggaaggaagagagatAAGGGGCAAGATTGTGAAGATCTCTCCAGCCATAGGCCATGTGATGAGCCTTGGTTGCTGCACAGTCCTGGACAAAGTGGTCCCAGATTAGACCTGTCAGGTGGTGGGGGAAGTGTCAAGGAAGTGGTGCGGGAAAATCCCTGGGAAAATCCACAGATCATAAAATCTATTTGGATTACATTCACTCAGTTTCAGGTGGGGACACCCAGGTTCTTCCCTTGAAGAGGGGAGCTTCACACTGGGTCATGTAATGCTGTGGATCATGGGACCCTTCAGGAGCCCTTGACACCTTCTAAGACAACACAGCTGCCCatcacagccagcagagctgctttgcttttggcCCATTCTGGCCCATCAGCAGAGATGAACTCTGTCAGGCCACACGTGAAAGTCCTGCTGCTTCCCGTGGGGAAGAGAGGGAGCCCCACAACCCAGCAAGGCCTGTGCAAGGGAGGGCAGCTTAGAGTGCCAAGAGGCACCAGCACCCACCTCCTATCTCCTTCAAAGCCCATCATTCACCCTCTGTCTGACTAGATCAGAGGTTGGCCATTACACATCCAGAGCTCACTGCTCCCGCTTCACCAAAGCACCCTGGTCTCCACAAACGGGGGAATGACTGGAGTCATTATCCCTTCAGGCTTCAGGGTGTCACAGTCTGCAGATGGACAGAAAGAACCAATCCTCTTCACTGGCCCTGTCTACTCCAAGGATGATTTTCTGTCTCTGACCAAACCATTCTTGTCTCCATGCTCAGCAGATCCTCTGCCTAAGTCAAGTGCTCTGATCTCCTCACCATCCCGGCCACCCTGCAGTAAGCTCAGTCCCCTTGGTCCTGGTGGTCCTTGCATTACAGCCTGTGCCCAATATGGGGGTGTTGGATTATGctcttttctgacccagagatggggcaactgagaggcatTTTAACAACATTTATTCTATGttcagtctcatgagaagggtgagaaaATACATATGTTTTAATTGACACTATTATAAACAGAAGGCAACTATTTCCTAATAACATTAGATTGTAAGTGTTTCTTGGCCTGTCAGCTTTTGtcacaccatgctgtaaatgccttaaagccaatcaCCTAAAATTACCCCTGGTGCATCGTTatacaatgcatctttcatagcTCCATTTCTCTaaactattttgttttatttgcaaggccatcctttgaaacttgtttctagctCCGTTTCTCTCCCAGCAATGTCCATCAACAGATGCACACTATGTGAGCCTTCAGTCAGGCTTTGAGAATTCCTGAATTCAATTCCCACACAGGGGAGGGCAGCAGGtgagggctgagcagagcagcatccaCAGCTCCTGGTTCCACTCCTGcttgcacagcccaggctgctgcagccagccctgggtgtcTGTGAGCATCAGTGACATGGCCAATGGGATTGGGTGCACCCTCGTGGCACTTTGTCATGTGCTTTATTTGCCATAGGGGTATCTTGTGGCTGTGTtcgaggggtcccaggacgagggaagagacgagaatcttgaaTCCCtgcttcagaaggctgatttattctATTaggatatatattatattaaaatgctatactaaaagaatagagagaaaggattcatcagaaggctggaagggaatggaaaggaatgaataacaaaaacccGTGACTCTCAGAGTGttgacacagctggaccatggttggtcattaagtagaaacaatTCATGTGAGACCAATCCAAGATGCACCTGTTGATAAACAAACTCCAGACCatattccacagccatcagatagtttttgtttacatttcccttctgaggcttctcagcttgaataggagaaaaatcctagcaaaggattttcataaaaatatcatggtgacagtATCTTGTCAAGgtgatggtcttggaggtcttttccaaccttaatgatttgTGACCCTCAGCAATGACCTGAAGCTGAGGGGAGCAAGAGCTACTCTAGATGGGAGGGTGTAAACCCACAGGGATCTTGACAGACTTGAGGAATGGTCCCACATGGAACTCGGGAACTTCAACAAAGCCAAGTGCAAAGTCCTGACACTGCCTTGGGGCAACCTCAGAAATCAATAGGGACTGTGGGGTGGATGGAaggggagctgccctgcagagaaTGGTGACATGGATGCATCACCCCTGCTCTGAAGGGCAGCGGGAGCAGTTGAAGTTTTTCAGTCAAGAGAAGAGCAGGAtcagggagaccttattgcagcctttcagtacaTCAAGGGGTAGTGCAAGGAAGTTGGAGAGAGACATTTTATCAAGCGATTGGACAAGGGGCAGGAGTTTTAAACTGGAATAGGCAAGGTGGAGCTGAGACACTGTCCATGGTGGGAGGGTGGGACTAAAGGATCCTTAGCAATCTATTCCAACAAAACCCATTCTGTGCTCCCATGATAACAGGGGTCTGTGAGAAGGCAGGCAATGCACTCTGCCCCTCCCTTTCAGAAACCATTCAGATCCATGGGATCTGCTGGAGTCTGATGGGAATCCAGTACCTCCATCTGGGCAGTAACACATTCACTGCTCAGTACTTGTGTCACAGTGTTGAGCTgagaatggaaaaggaaaagaagtgcAGAATGGATGTTTGTCCCTGGACAATGTAGGGAAATTCTATCCTCATGCAAAGAGGCAGAGAAACTCAGACCCCAGAGGGTCACTCAGTGCACACGGAGCACTCCCAATGCCAGCCTGTGGAGACAGCCAGTGCAAAACCAGCCCCAACAACACCCGCCCAGAAACACCCCTGGGacaacagctctgccttgggaGAGTGTCTGCAGGGCAAAGGATGACACagaggcacaggctgggatgcagcagaaTTTATTGTGTCaaaagagggaggagagggggatCCAGAAGTAGACTCCCAGGTGGAACAGTTTCAGCAGGGGAAGCCACAGAGGCCACTGCCCAAGCCTGAGAGGCCAAagcccccagagctgatggGCACTCCCTGAGAGCTGAGGatgctgccaacagcagcagaggtggaggaTCCCACGGCGGtgttctgtgggaaggagctgaggatgggccCGGGCAgggtcaccagcacagcaggcgGCTCAATGACAACAGTGGagtcctggcactgcctgacacaGGGCTCattgcagctgttggccagcggggtggggccacagggctggcagggccggCACGGCGTGTAGCAGGACATGGCTTGGGGCTGCAGATGCAcctggcagagagggaagggaaggaaatcaCAGGGAATCTGTAAGGATCCAGCTGTTACCTCATCATGAGGGAGCCACAGAATGAGCTGGGAATGAGAGCTGAAGGCTGTTTCTGGAGGCACGTGGGCTCTTCCCCTCACACAAACCCCACCAAGTGATCAAGCCCAGGGATTTCCCAAACCAGCCCTAAACTGGGGCAATACTTCAGCCAAGACCCAACACACACCTCCCACTCTTATTCTCCTCTCACAAAGAGCATCTTCAAGATCTCATATGGGACAAAGTCACAGGTAAGAAAGCTGAGAAACcccagagaaagagaaaagggagaatAGGCTTCAAACTCACCTTGTTCCAAGGAGATGGAGGTGAGGGGAGTGAATGGGAGAGTGGGGAGAGGAGCCTCCTTTTATACAGCTCTTGCATTGCCCCAGGCCCACAGTCCTGCACAAGGGTGGTAATTTTTCAATACAGTcatcttcaaaggaaaatatccCACATAGTGGCATGGATTCACATTTTGTTTCCATCTACACTGccatttcatttcctcatttgcaacattcctgccctgcattgcAGGATCCTTTCATGTTCTGTGATGACAAGCAAAGGATATCCCAGGCAGAGCCATGTCAGCAAGGGCACATGACCCAAGTGCTGGATAAGGCAGGGAATGTTGGTTTAGGGCAATGAAAAGCAACTCTTTGCAGTACCCCTTGTAGGAAGGCTCCCTCTCTCGCACTGCACATGCCAGAGGGCATCCAAACAATCAGCTTTTTATGGACATTTCACttgcttctctcttttccctctctctctgttctctgCAAGGGTCACAAGCTGCAGCATGTccaggcagccaggctgtggcaATGCTTCTGCTCTCTTCCTCTTGATGCCCTTTGCTCTGCAGGGGATGTTTGCCAGGCATTCGGAAAGCCAAAGCTCACCTGGAGATGGATCAGGCAGAGCACATGGAGGGGCAATAAGAAGGTCTTGTCCAGACAGGCCACCACTTAAGGAAGCCTTGGacacaggcagccccaggattcaacacagcagcttccctgaggACAGGGGGTACAGGAAAGGTGGACATCCTCAAAGGTTCATGCCCTTGGTCTTTACCATCAGGAATTGCTCTTGGGAACTGAAGTTCCTGGTACTCCTTGGAACAACTGGAACAGAAAAGATTTCCCCAAGCAGAACAGAATCCAGTGGGGGAACATTGAAACACACTGGTCTGAAATGAGTATGTGTGAATTGATGTGATGTGTTCACTGGTTTTGGGACAAAGCCTTTCTCAACTCCCTCTGAAAGTCACAGCGACCACGGAATGCACCTGAGAACTGGAAGAAAGCCAGTGAGTGTCTTGTCTTCAAGAGAGGCATGAAAGAGGAGTCAGGGGACAACAGGCCAGTCAGACTTGTCTCGATATCTGTAAAGGTGATAGAGAAAATCACTACAAAATCCAACAAGCAGTGCTCAGGGAGGAGATGTGCTCAGAAACACCCTGGATGCAAAACCAGATTTCAAAGTGCACCAAGGAGAGATGcacttccctgccctgcagacatgcaggcagctgggacGCGTCCCAGGAGGGCAAGGGAATGCCTTCAGTAGGCAAATTTCCAGGGAGAGACTCTCCTGACCCATGGAGAGTCACGCTCTAATTTTGGTGTGAGGTCAAGGCAGGAGTGCGTGATGTCTGCAGGCtttgtgccaggcagggctgaatTCCCTTCCAGCAAGGGCAGCTCCATGCTGGCCCTGGAGAACCATCTTCAAGCACTGGGCTGAGCCCAGACCCACCGCTCCGGGCAGCCAAAGGCCATTGCCCTCAGCCTGACTTGTttggcagcactgccacagctcGGGGTGTTCGCAGAATTGACAATGTGTGGCAGGACTTTGTGTGTGCTCCAGGTCAGGGTGCAAAGGCTGCAGCCAAAGCGCATCATGGGGTGAAAAGAGGGGGAAGAGAAGGCACTGTCCCAGGAGTCAACACATCTCTCAGGCAGTACGGAAGTACAGAACTCCACATGGGTCAACTTGAGCCTTGATTCCTGCCCACACTATTGTGTTCCTGCACAAGAAATCCTTGTACTTCTCATCCCACTACATGGTAGAAGCCTCCATGACTTAGTGGGAATCTCAGAAATGGGGAAGTGAAATGGCAGAAGAGatgaaaaccaaaccacaatCTGTGCCACTGGGTAGAATGTTTTGCTTTGAGATGAGTCTGTAGGAAAATTGCTGTCCTTGTGCAGTGCCTGTGGGCCTGGGGCAGTGCAGGAACAGTATAAAAGCAGCACCTTCTCCTCACTGTCTCATCCACTCCTCTCACCTCCATCTCCTTGAGAACAAGGTGAGTCTGAAGGTTTTTCtcatccttctcttcctcccatGCGATTTCTCAGTCTATACATGCTTTTTGGTCCTTTATGGATGCTTGCCATGGGTgagggaaggaggcagaagGTGTAACATGGGGAAAGGCTGGGGCTTGTCAGAGGTGTTTCCAGAGCCATGGACCAGACAGGGATCTTCCTTGGGTAGCTCTTGGCAGGGCCCTTGTGAGGAAAGGAGAAGCCTGTGGGTCTCTCTGTACAGCTCCTGGGCTTGTCTCCAGTTCATGCCTTTGGTCCCTCATGCTGGGGTGACAGGCTGAACCTCACCCACTCCTTGTGCTCTGCTTCCCCCTTCCCTGTCTCACAGGTGCATCTGCAGCCCCAAGCCATGTCCTGCTACACGCCGTGccggccctgccagccctgtg from Motacilla alba alba isolate MOTALB_02 chromosome 27, Motacilla_alba_V1.0_pri, whole genome shotgun sequence includes:
- the LOC119712009 gene encoding feather keratin 1-like, which produces MVSEDTSCNVQSLDFKHANSSTHSGIWQRIFCFGDESVGKLLPSALTVSLGRCRSSIKAAPSPHSHIHSSSLQLLGNKVHLQPQAMSCYTPCRPCQPCGPTPLANSCNEPCVRQCQDSTVVIEPPAVLVTLPGPILSSFPQNTAVGSSTSAAVGSILSSQGVPISSGGFGLSGLGSGLCGTRCLPC
- the LOC119712244 gene encoding feather keratin 1-like; its protein translation is MSCYTPCRPCQPCGPTPLANSCNEPCVRQCQDSTVVIEPPAVLVTLPGPILSSFPQNTAVGSSSSAAVGSILSSQGVPISSGGFGLSGLGSGLCGTRCLPC
- the LOC119712010 gene encoding feather keratin Cos1-1/Cos1-3/Cos2-1-like, coding for MSCYTPCRPCQPCGPTPLANSCNEPCVRQCQDSTVVIEPPAVLVTLPGPILSSFPQNTAVGSSTSAAVGSILSSQGVPISSGGFGLSGLGSGLCGFPC